One window of Dyadobacter sandarakinus genomic DNA carries:
- a CDS encoding helix-turn-helix transcriptional regulator codes for MNRFDRITAILIQLQSRKIVKAQDLADRFEISLRTVYRDISSLLEAGVPIVGEAGVGYSIMDGYRLPPVMFSKEEARTFIAAEKLMQKFTDFSTQSQYQSAMYKVKAVLRSSEKLVVESLEDHIEVRQLTTPFHAPRSNTFDFLLKSISEKKIARIRYAAMGVEEITERVIEPVGIYHENAFWYTIAFCHLRQSYRNFRSDRILHIEVTDQPFEHRHAPLKEFMDRSQDNKNLRLVRITIDKQTARYIQSQRYFYGFVSEKLMGNVLEMTFLSDSLDAFGRWYLMFATEATILEPDSLKGVVRRLITEISASL; via the coding sequence ATGAACCGTTTTGACAGAATTACCGCAATCCTGATTCAGCTGCAATCACGCAAGATCGTGAAGGCACAGGACCTGGCCGATCGTTTCGAGATCAGTCTGAGGACGGTATACCGCGACATCAGTTCTCTGCTGGAAGCCGGCGTACCCATTGTGGGCGAAGCAGGCGTAGGATACTCTATCATGGACGGGTACCGCCTGCCGCCGGTCATGTTTTCCAAAGAAGAAGCCCGGACCTTCATTGCTGCCGAAAAGCTGATGCAGAAGTTTACCGATTTTTCTACCCAATCGCAGTACCAGTCGGCCATGTACAAGGTGAAAGCCGTGCTGCGCAGCTCGGAGAAATTGGTGGTGGAAAGCCTGGAAGACCATATTGAAGTGCGGCAGCTCACGACACCCTTCCATGCACCCAGGAGCAATACGTTTGATTTTTTACTTAAAAGTATATCCGAGAAAAAAATTGCCCGGATCCGCTACGCTGCGATGGGTGTCGAGGAAATAACTGAGCGCGTGATTGAGCCGGTGGGGATCTACCATGAAAATGCGTTCTGGTACACCATCGCATTCTGCCACCTGAGACAAAGTTACCGCAACTTCCGCTCGGACCGTATCCTGCACATCGAGGTGACGGACCAGCCTTTTGAACACCGGCACGCCCCTTTGAAGGAGTTTATGGATCGTTCACAGGACAACAAAAACCTGCGGCTCGTCAGGATTACAATCGACAAGCAAACCGCCCGCTATATCCAGAGCCAGCGCTACTTTTATGGCTTTGTTTCGGAAAAACTGATGGGCAATGTGCTTGAAATGACCTTTTTGTCTGACTCGCTGGATGCTTTTGGCAGGTGGTACCTGATGTTTGCGACGGAAGCCACCATCCTCGAACCCGACTCGCTCAAAGGTGTCGTCAGGCGGCTGATTACGGAGATCTCAGCCTCACTCTGA
- a CDS encoding LLM class flavin-dependent oxidoreductase, with the protein MITNIKLGILDQSIVRSGSTVREAIDETIATAQLAEELGYSRFWVSEHHNSNFLAGSTPEVLMVRLAGATRHIRIGSGGIMLPNHSALKVAENFRMLETMFPGRIDLGMGRAPGTDRVTSSLLNPSNDFSEASYLRQLEHLRMFFTDTAATERGFIWATPMSETIPQQWILSSSGGSAEIAARFGMGLAVAKFINGFVRPDVVESYRRKFRPSEQYPEPRTILSVFTLCGETEEKADAMRKLMDYILIEFEKGKFGPFPDAETVRKYQFTAGELERLRYNSGRIVSGTPESVREQLTDLANAFETDEIIISTMADTVETRIRSFELISEAFNLREPVL; encoded by the coding sequence ATGATCACCAACATAAAATTAGGAATCCTAGACCAGTCCATCGTACGGAGCGGAAGCACGGTACGGGAGGCCATTGATGAAACCATCGCAACAGCCCAGCTGGCCGAAGAACTCGGGTACTCCCGTTTTTGGGTGTCTGAGCACCATAACTCCAACTTCCTGGCAGGCTCCACGCCCGAAGTATTGATGGTACGACTTGCGGGTGCCACCCGGCATATCCGCATCGGCTCAGGCGGGATCATGTTGCCCAATCACAGTGCATTGAAGGTAGCAGAGAATTTTCGTATGCTCGAAACCATGTTTCCGGGCCGGATCGACCTGGGTATGGGCCGTGCACCCGGAACAGACAGGGTTACCTCTTCCCTGCTCAACCCGTCCAATGATTTCAGCGAGGCAAGTTACCTGCGCCAGCTTGAACATCTCCGGATGTTTTTTACGGACACGGCGGCTACCGAGCGCGGCTTTATTTGGGCTACACCCATGTCCGAGACCATACCCCAGCAATGGATCCTGAGTTCCAGTGGCGGAAGTGCAGAAATTGCAGCCCGGTTCGGGATGGGCTTGGCCGTGGCGAAGTTCATCAATGGTTTTGTGCGTCCTGATGTTGTCGAGAGTTACAGGCGCAAGTTCCGGCCGTCGGAGCAGTACCCGGAGCCGCGTACCATCTTGTCTGTGTTCACATTGTGCGGTGAAACGGAGGAAAAAGCCGATGCCATGCGTAAGCTCATGGACTACATCCTGATCGAATTTGAAAAAGGCAAGTTTGGTCCCTTTCCTGATGCTGAGACTGTCCGCAAATACCAGTTTACGGCAGGTGAGCTTGAAAGGTTACGGTACAACTCGGGTCGCATTGTCTCTGGTACGCCTGAGTCCGTCAGAGAGCAGCTTACGGATCTTGCCAATGCATTTGAGACCGATGAGATCATCATTTCCACGATGGCCGATACGGTGGAGACCCGGATACGCTCGTTCGAGCTCATTTCCGAAGCTTTTAATTTGAGAGAACCGGTTCTTTAA
- a CDS encoding DUF2147 domain-containing protein, with the protein MFHAVFSQEPADQVIGEWISEDQNTRLEIYKSGSVYNGRFIAGQNLLDDDGKEFRKDVQNPDEKLRGRPLNEVEVFSGFLYEDGLWDNGKMYDSKTGRTYSCFMKLRDQTLEIRSYVGIPLFGKSTYWKKNP; encoded by the coding sequence GTGTTCCATGCGGTTTTCAGCCAGGAGCCCGCTGATCAGGTAATCGGTGAATGGATCAGCGAAGACCAGAACACGAGGCTGGAGATTTATAAGAGCGGTTCGGTATACAACGGCCGTTTCATCGCCGGCCAGAATCTGCTTGATGATGATGGAAAAGAGTTTCGGAAGGATGTGCAAAACCCGGATGAGAAGCTTCGTGGACGACCTTTGAATGAGGTAGAAGTTTTTTCAGGCTTCCTGTATGAAGATGGATTATGGGATAATGGAAAAATGTATGACAGCAAAACCGGCAGAACGTACAGCTGCTTTATGAAACTAAGGGATCAGACCCTTGAAATCCGGAGCTACGTCGGAATTCCTCTTTTTGGCAAGTCTACCTACTGGAAGAAAAATCCCTGA
- a CDS encoding GAF domain-containing sensor histidine kinase has protein sequence MKKTATPIPADEKERLIRLADLDIDYSQHHEGLQHLARLAAAVTGTSMSMINLIDSLTQWTISNYGLDIQQLMREDSVCQYTIMAEDSLEVGDLSQDERFQNKDFVVQAPLVRYYYGIPLRTSAGTAVGALCVMDQKSRHLEPEKVEMLKIIADEVVTRLKTLRMVESLKNRLVESRQSQKKVAHDIRGPLGGIIGLAKIISDLGEANEIGEVIEFMHLIQNSGKSVLDMAEEILGRSEDTNVPGLNGKKERTVFNLAVLREKVVTLYGPQARQKQIDMSVSTSGLTENIPFTGSKLLQIAGNLISNAIKFTPTDGHLEVDLNLIIDPSKPVLKITVLDTGLGMAPETIEAILSGGATSSNGTEGEQGYGFGLALVKHLVESLNGHIDVFSRPGRGTRFEVVIPQNIYGT, from the coding sequence GTGAAGAAGACGGCTACACCCATACCGGCTGATGAAAAGGAGCGGCTGATCAGGCTGGCGGATTTGGACATTGATTATTCCCAGCATCATGAGGGTTTACAGCACCTGGCCAGGCTTGCGGCGGCGGTGACCGGCACCAGCATGTCCATGATCAACCTCATCGATTCGCTTACACAATGGACGATCTCGAACTATGGGCTGGATATCCAGCAACTCATGCGTGAGGACTCCGTGTGTCAGTACACGATTATGGCAGAGGACTCCCTGGAAGTGGGAGATTTGAGTCAGGACGAGCGCTTTCAGAACAAGGATTTTGTAGTACAGGCCCCATTAGTAAGGTATTATTATGGCATTCCGTTGCGCACCAGTGCGGGTACGGCTGTCGGCGCCTTGTGCGTGATGGACCAGAAAAGCCGCCACCTGGAACCTGAGAAGGTCGAAATGCTGAAAATCATTGCAGATGAAGTAGTTACACGGCTAAAAACCCTGCGAATGGTGGAGAGTCTTAAAAATCGGCTCGTGGAGTCGCGGCAGTCGCAGAAGAAAGTTGCGCATGATATACGCGGCCCGCTGGGCGGGATCATCGGACTGGCCAAGATCATCAGTGACCTGGGAGAGGCCAACGAAATCGGCGAAGTAATTGAATTTATGCACTTAATACAGAATAGCGGGAAATCCGTGCTCGATATGGCAGAAGAAATACTCGGCAGATCAGAAGATACCAATGTTCCGGGGTTGAACGGAAAAAAAGAACGCACTGTGTTTAACCTGGCTGTGTTGAGGGAGAAAGTGGTGACGCTGTATGGCCCCCAGGCCCGCCAGAAGCAGATTGACATGAGCGTGAGTACTTCGGGGCTGACGGAAAATATTCCGTTTACAGGTAGTAAGCTCCTGCAAATCGCCGGAAACCTGATCTCGAACGCCATCAAATTTACGCCGACAGATGGTCATCTCGAAGTGGATCTCAACCTGATCATCGACCCGAGCAAACCGGTATTGAAAATCACCGTACTGGACACCGGGCTGGGAATGGCACCTGAGACGATTGAGGCAATACTTTCGGGAGGAGCAACTTCGAGCAATGGAACAGAGGGCGAGCAGGGATATGGGTTCGGGCTGGCGCTTGTCAAACACCTTGTCGAAAGCCTGAACGGTCATATCGACGTGTTTTCGAGGCCGGGCAGGGGTACCCGGTTTGAAGTGGTGATTCCGCAGAATATTTACGGTACCTGA
- a CDS encoding SRPBCC family protein: protein MESKTAVICPPDLTLRPLSLKVEKLLALPVIKVFRAWTTEFDLWFAAPGSLLGKPEPNCPFYFETFYGGIRHPHYGRFLSIEEPHRVEMTWITGASGTRGAETLLTIELVPHEVGTFIKLTHAGFADTASRDLHNEAWPLILGQLHERMSRPAD, encoded by the coding sequence ATGGAGTCAAAAACTGCTGTTATATGTCCCCCGGACCTTACCCTGCGACCGCTGAGTTTGAAGGTAGAGAAACTGCTTGCATTGCCTGTTATAAAGGTTTTCCGGGCGTGGACAACCGAATTTGATCTCTGGTTTGCAGCCCCCGGCTCTCTGCTGGGCAAGCCTGAGCCTAACTGTCCTTTTTATTTTGAAACATTTTACGGAGGCATCCGCCACCCGCATTACGGCCGTTTCCTGAGCATTGAGGAGCCCCACCGTGTGGAAATGACCTGGATTACGGGTGCCAGCGGTACCCGCGGAGCCGAAACGCTGCTGACGATCGAGCTAGTGCCGCATGAGGTGGGTACGTTCATCAAGCTGACCCACGCCGGGTTTGCAGATACGGCTTCCCGTGACCTGCACAATGAAGCGTGGCCCCTGATCCTTGGTCAGTTGCACGAACGCATGTCACGCCCGGCCGACTGA
- a CDS encoding RsmB/NOP family class I SAM-dependent RNA methyltransferase produces the protein MVLKLHRGLVAAVADALQSIFVQNRQADRVVEQLLKSNKKWGARDRAFLAEHVYDIVRWWRLIKYVSEKEHVSDQPGFWEIVGAWLIIKPLHLQNAEANQLPDWSEWMYLRQDVVLARYQDALAIRKIAGSVPDWLDEVCSRELGDAWDDELAALNRPALPVLRANTLKTTRDQLADLLGHEQVELLPGLPDALVLKKRQNVQQLESYQQGLFEVQDAGSQLIAPYLDIQPGMSVIDACAGAGGKTLHIGALLRQTGSVLSMDVEPFKLAELTKRAARSGMTNVETIVIQGLDSIKNLAGTADRLLLDVPCSGLGVLRRNPDSKWKLKPAFLDQIRKIQWDILSNYAAMVKKGGKMVYATCSILPSESEEQVQRFLKSFPDEWTLISEQRTSPARDGFDGFYMALMQRK, from the coding sequence ATGGTCTTGAAACTTCACCGTGGCCTTGTCGCCGCCGTAGCAGATGCACTCCAAAGCATTTTTGTACAAAACCGCCAGGCCGACCGCGTGGTGGAACAACTGCTGAAATCCAATAAAAAATGGGGTGCCCGCGACCGCGCGTTCCTGGCGGAGCACGTGTATGACATCGTGCGCTGGTGGCGGCTCATTAAGTATGTCAGTGAAAAAGAGCACGTCAGCGATCAGCCTGGATTCTGGGAAATCGTAGGAGCCTGGCTGATTATCAAACCCCTGCATCTGCAAAATGCCGAAGCAAACCAGCTGCCGGACTGGTCTGAATGGATGTACCTCCGGCAGGATGTTGTGCTTGCAAGGTACCAGGATGCATTGGCAATCAGGAAAATAGCCGGTTCCGTGCCTGACTGGCTCGACGAGGTTTGCAGCCGGGAGCTGGGCGACGCCTGGGATGACGAGCTGGCCGCATTGAACCGCCCTGCACTGCCGGTACTTCGCGCCAATACCCTGAAAACAACACGCGACCAGCTTGCTGATCTGCTCGGCCATGAGCAGGTAGAGCTTTTGCCCGGATTGCCGGATGCATTGGTCCTGAAAAAACGACAGAATGTGCAGCAACTCGAATCATATCAGCAGGGACTTTTTGAAGTGCAGGACGCGGGCTCTCAGCTTATCGCTCCTTACCTGGACATTCAGCCGGGCATGAGCGTGATCGATGCCTGTGCCGGGGCAGGAGGGAAAACACTCCATATCGGCGCATTGCTCCGTCAAACCGGATCCGTACTTTCCATGGACGTGGAACCGTTCAAGCTGGCCGAGCTGACGAAGCGTGCCGCACGGAGCGGGATGACGAATGTAGAAACCATCGTGATCCAGGGGCTCGATTCGATTAAAAATCTGGCAGGTACAGCGGACCGGCTCCTGCTCGATGTGCCCTGCTCGGGCCTGGGCGTGCTCAGGCGTAATCCTGATTCCAAATGGAAGCTGAAACCCGCATTTCTAGACCAGATCCGTAAGATTCAATGGGATATACTCAGCAACTATGCTGCGATGGTGAAAAAAGGAGGTAAGATGGTGTATGCCACATGCAGTATTTTACCGTCCGAGTCCGAGGAGCAGGTTCAACGTTTTCTCAAATCCTTCCCCGATGAATGGACATTGATCTCGGAGCAAAGGACTTCTCCTGCCCGCGATGGTTTTGACGGTTTCTATATGGCGCTGATGCAGCGCAAGTGA
- a CDS encoding DoxX family protein — MAVLVVLIVTFFIALAGGRLAWGEWTYAQAGNIAMCVMLLFTAIGHFKFAKGMEMMIPRFIPFRRALVFVTGIMEILAGLALLFPSYRYTAGIFLIVFFILILPANIHAALHKVDYQKGTLEGPGAAYLWFRIPMQLFLIAWVWYFAVWL; from the coding sequence ATGGCTGTACTGGTTGTTCTTATCGTCACATTCTTCATCGCACTTGCGGGCGGAAGGCTCGCTTGGGGTGAATGGACTTATGCCCAGGCTGGCAATATTGCCATGTGTGTGATGCTGCTGTTTACGGCGATAGGGCATTTTAAGTTTGCAAAAGGAATGGAAATGATGATCCCGCGCTTTATTCCATTCCGCCGGGCGCTGGTATTTGTAACGGGCATCATGGAGATACTGGCAGGATTGGCGCTGCTCTTTCCATCGTACAGATACACTGCCGGAATCTTCCTGATCGTGTTCTTTATACTGATACTGCCTGCAAACATTCACGCCGCCTTGCATAAGGTCGATTACCAGAAAGGTACCTTGGAGGGGCCGGGAGCTGCATATCTCTGGTTTCGCATACCCATGCAGCTTTTCCTGATTGCATGGGTTTGGTACTTCGCTGTATGGCTTTAA
- a CDS encoding ThuA domain-containing protein, with protein MSKMRRAHVIAFLFLVFVHYGTYAAPFHIIAFFTGKNDQAHVSFVREANRWFPSVAAENGFTYDTTSNWNNLNTAFLSRYQVVLFLDTRPEKEEQRAAFKQYMKNGGAWMGFHFAAFALTPSAYPQNWDWYHNVFIGAGQYGSNTWRPTSAILKVENKDNPAVKGLPPTFKASPNEWYRWEKDLKANPDISILLSIDPASFPLGTGPKQHEIWHHGYYPVAWTNRKYKMIYMNMGHNDMDYEHGTNKELSFTFRNEVQNKFILDGIKWLAGTKK; from the coding sequence ATGTCAAAGATGCGCCGGGCCCATGTCATTGCTTTTCTTTTCCTTGTTTTTGTGCATTACGGTACGTACGCCGCGCCTTTTCACATCATTGCATTCTTTACCGGGAAAAATGATCAGGCTCACGTGAGCTTTGTGCGGGAAGCAAACCGATGGTTTCCCTCAGTGGCAGCGGAAAATGGGTTTACCTACGATACCACCAGCAACTGGAATAACCTCAATACAGCTTTTCTAAGCCGCTACCAGGTAGTACTTTTCCTGGATACCCGGCCTGAAAAAGAAGAACAGCGCGCTGCATTTAAGCAATACATGAAAAACGGGGGTGCGTGGATGGGATTTCACTTTGCGGCTTTCGCCCTCACGCCGTCGGCTTACCCGCAAAACTGGGATTGGTACCACAATGTGTTCATTGGTGCGGGACAGTATGGAAGCAACACCTGGCGGCCGACATCCGCAATCCTGAAAGTGGAAAATAAGGATAATCCGGCCGTAAAAGGCTTACCGCCTACCTTTAAGGCGTCACCCAATGAATGGTACCGCTGGGAGAAAGATCTGAAAGCAAACCCCGATATCAGCATCCTGCTATCCATTGATCCCGCCAGCTTTCCGCTGGGAACAGGCCCCAAGCAGCATGAGATCTGGCATCACGGGTACTATCCCGTGGCCTGGACAAACCGGAAGTATAAGATGATTTACATGAATATGGGGCACAATGACATGGATTACGAACATGGCACCAATAAGGAGCTGTCGTTCACTTTCCGGAATGAAGTGCAGAATAAATTTATTCTTGACGGAATAAAATGGCTTGCCGGGACAAAAAAGTAG
- a CDS encoding Tex family protein, translated as MNQYDLIAQQAGISAKQAASTIRLFEEGATVPFIARYRKEATSGLDEVQISAVRDAWQRQQEVDKRRAAILKNIEEQGKLTADLKARLEKSFTLTELEDIYLPYKQKRKTRATAAIEKGLEPLAQVIFSGKENDPAQKALTYLNDQVPDAHAALQGARDIMAEWISENADARSRMRHYFQRTGMISSKVKKKKEEEAAKYRDYFDFSEQLSRIPSHRLLAIRRGEEEGFLSVDISPDEEQALESLDRLFVKGSSGSREQIQLAVTDSYKRLLKPSIENEFAQLSKEKADIAAIQVFTENLRQLLLASPLGQKRVLAIDPGYRTGCKVTVLNEQGNLVADQVIYPFDKPVEASRQVAALLDKYSIEAVAVGNGTAGRETEDFVQNVLGQLKKADVVDLFLVSEQGASIYSASDVAREEFPDKDVTVRGSVSIGRRLMDPLAELVKIDPKSIGVGQYQHDVDQNALRNALDVAVQSCVNSVGVNLNTASKHLLRYISGLGPALAQNIVDFRAQNGNFKSRQQLLKVPRLGSKAYEQAAGFLRIENGTNPLDNSAVHPERYELVEKMARDAKATVGDLMQKPDLRRQIKPEHYVTEAVGLPTLKDILQELEKPSRDPRAQIKRFEFDSSVRKPEDLKPGMLLQGIVTNITAFGAFVDIGVKQDGLVHVSQLADQFVRDPNEVVKLRQEVTVRVTEVDLARKRIALSMKSA; from the coding sequence ATGAATCAGTACGACCTGATCGCACAGCAGGCAGGAATTTCAGCAAAGCAGGCCGCAAGTACCATTCGATTGTTTGAAGAAGGCGCTACGGTGCCATTTATCGCCAGATACCGGAAGGAAGCAACGAGTGGCCTCGACGAAGTGCAGATTAGTGCTGTGCGAGACGCCTGGCAGCGCCAGCAGGAGGTAGATAAACGCCGCGCGGCCATCCTGAAAAACATAGAAGAACAGGGAAAACTTACGGCCGACCTCAAAGCCAGGCTTGAAAAAAGCTTCACGCTGACGGAGCTGGAAGACATTTACCTTCCCTACAAACAAAAACGAAAAACGCGGGCTACTGCTGCCATCGAAAAAGGACTGGAACCTTTGGCTCAAGTGATTTTCTCCGGAAAAGAGAACGATCCCGCGCAGAAAGCTCTCACATACCTCAATGACCAGGTACCGGATGCCCATGCCGCCTTGCAGGGAGCAAGGGATATCATGGCCGAGTGGATCAGTGAAAACGCCGATGCCCGGTCCCGGATGAGGCATTATTTTCAGCGTACGGGAATGATCAGCTCCAAAGTAAAAAAGAAAAAAGAGGAGGAGGCGGCCAAGTACCGCGATTATTTCGACTTTTCAGAGCAGCTTTCCCGCATTCCGTCCCACCGTTTGCTTGCAATCCGCAGGGGAGAGGAAGAAGGATTTTTGTCGGTCGACATTTCCCCTGATGAGGAACAGGCACTGGAATCGCTGGACAGGCTGTTTGTGAAAGGAAGTTCGGGCAGTCGTGAACAGATTCAGCTGGCCGTGACCGATAGCTATAAGCGCCTGCTGAAACCCTCCATTGAAAACGAATTTGCGCAGCTATCCAAAGAAAAAGCGGATATAGCGGCCATACAGGTATTCACAGAAAACCTGAGGCAGCTGCTGCTAGCCTCGCCGCTGGGACAAAAGCGAGTGCTCGCGATCGATCCCGGCTACCGCACAGGTTGTAAAGTAACCGTGCTGAATGAGCAGGGAAACCTCGTAGCGGACCAGGTGATTTATCCGTTTGACAAACCCGTGGAAGCCTCCCGCCAGGTAGCTGCCCTGCTCGACAAATACAGCATTGAAGCCGTAGCAGTCGGGAATGGGACAGCCGGCCGGGAGACCGAAGATTTTGTACAAAATGTACTTGGTCAGCTGAAAAAGGCTGACGTTGTTGATCTGTTTTTGGTGAGTGAGCAGGGTGCTTCCATTTACTCGGCGTCGGACGTGGCGCGGGAGGAATTTCCGGACAAGGATGTTACGGTACGCGGCTCGGTGTCCATCGGGCGGCGCCTGATGGATCCCCTGGCCGAGCTCGTCAAGATCGATCCGAAATCGATCGGAGTAGGTCAGTACCAGCACGATGTTGACCAGAATGCATTGCGAAATGCTTTGGATGTAGCCGTACAAAGCTGCGTAAACTCCGTAGGCGTAAATCTCAACACGGCCAGCAAGCACTTACTGAGGTACATTTCAGGCCTGGGACCGGCATTGGCGCAGAATATTGTTGATTTCAGGGCACAAAACGGCAACTTCAAATCACGGCAGCAATTATTGAAAGTACCCCGGCTCGGATCGAAAGCCTACGAGCAGGCAGCGGGGTTTTTACGCATTGAAAATGGTACTAATCCACTCGATAACAGTGCCGTACATCCTGAAAGATATGAGCTGGTGGAAAAAATGGCCCGCGATGCAAAAGCGACGGTAGGCGACCTCATGCAAAAACCCGATCTCCGCCGGCAGATCAAGCCGGAGCATTATGTGACGGAAGCAGTAGGGTTGCCGACGCTGAAAGATATTTTGCAGGAACTTGAAAAACCTTCACGCGATCCGCGCGCGCAGATAAAAAGGTTTGAGTTCGACAGCTCAGTACGCAAGCCCGAAGACCTCAAACCTGGAATGTTACTGCAGGGCATCGTCACCAACATCACCGCCTTTGGAGCCTTCGTGGATATTGGGGTGAAACAGGATGGGCTCGTTCACGTATCCCAGCTCGCCGACCAGTTTGTGCGGGACCCGAATGAAGTGGTGAAGCTGCGGCAGGAAGTTACGGTAAGAGTCACCGAAGTTGATCTGGCACGAAAGCGGATTGCATTGAGCATGAAGTCGGCTTAA
- a CDS encoding SRPBCC domain-containing protein, translating into MNRKLVATTTISIHAKKSAVWKALIDPEMVQEYMHGAIVRSDWRVGSPITFTGVWEGTPYTDKGTILEIIPERVLSFTFWSPLFGTEDYEDNYMHVTYHIDEYDGVSTLTITQDNLETDEDVINAEGNWMKVGHHIKHILEEEHKHVL; encoded by the coding sequence ATGAACCGAAAACTTGTTGCAACCACTACCATATCCATCCACGCCAAAAAATCGGCAGTATGGAAAGCTTTGATAGATCCTGAAATGGTACAGGAGTATATGCACGGCGCCATTGTTCGTTCGGACTGGCGGGTCGGCAGCCCTATTACCTTCACAGGCGTTTGGGAAGGTACTCCCTACACAGACAAGGGTACGATCCTGGAAATCATTCCGGAAAGGGTGCTCAGCTTTACATTCTGGAGTCCGCTGTTTGGTACAGAGGATTATGAAGACAACTATATGCACGTAACCTACCACATTGACGAATACGACGGCGTATCTACGCTGACAATTACCCAGGACAACCTGGAAACAGATGAAGACGTGATCAATGCCGAAGGAAACTGGATGAAGGTCGGTCACCACATCAAACACATCCTGGAAGAAGAGCACAAGCACGTACTATAA
- a CDS encoding SRPBCC family protein codes for MQELYFTQMLPITLDQAWSFFSSPVNLKEITPAHMGFVVKSLHHGESMYPGQIIRYTIRPVLGIPMEWVTEITHVADKQYFVDEQRFGPYAFWHHQHRFTEVPGGVLMEDILHYKVPLGFLGKIVDAVYVKNEVLGIFRYRHEILKKRFPA; via the coding sequence ATGCAGGAGCTGTATTTTACTCAGATGTTGCCCATCACCCTGGATCAGGCGTGGTCATTCTTTTCAAGTCCGGTCAATCTTAAGGAAATTACGCCTGCGCACATGGGGTTTGTGGTCAAATCATTGCACCATGGCGAAAGCATGTACCCCGGGCAGATCATCCGTTACACCATCCGCCCCGTACTGGGCATACCCATGGAATGGGTCACCGAAATTACCCATGTGGCCGACAAGCAGTACTTTGTTGACGAGCAACGATTCGGACCCTATGCATTCTGGCATCACCAGCACCGGTTTACGGAAGTGCCCGGCGGCGTGCTTATGGAAGATATCCTCCACTACAAGGTACCCCTTGGTTTTTTGGGTAAGATCGTGGATGCAGTGTACGTGAAGAATGAGGTGCTCGGGATTTTCAGATACCGGCACGAGATCCTCAAAAAGCGCTTTCCAGCCTAG